GGTGAAAGAGTACAAAGACCTCGGCGCCAAGTTCGCCAAGTGGCGCGCCGTGATCACCATCGGCGACGGCATTCCGACTTATAATTGCCTGGTGCAAAACGCCCACGCGTTGGCGCGCTACGCGACACTGTGCCAGGAAGGCGGCATCGTGCCGATCGTCGAACCGGAAGTGTTGCTCGATGGCAATCATACGATTGAACGATGCGAGGAAGTTACTCAAGAGACCTTGCGCCTCACCTTCTCGACGCTGTTGGAACAGCGCGTTCATCTCGAAGGCATGATTCTCAAACCGAGCATGGTCGTGTCTGGCAAAGACAATGCGCGCCAAGCCGGCGTCGATGAAGTCGCCGAGCGGACGATCCGCTGCTTGAAGCGCACCGTGCCCGGCGCCGTGCCTGGAATCGCGTTTCTCTCCGGCGGCCAGAGCGCGGTGAGCGCGACTGAACATTTAAATGCCATGAACAAAATTGGCCCTCATCCTTGGCAAGTGAGTTTTTCCTACGCCCGCGCGCTGCAAGACCCGGCG
The sequence above is drawn from the Deltaproteobacteria bacterium genome and encodes:
- a CDS encoding fructose-bisphosphate aldolase class I, with protein sequence MSKQELETIAQAMVAKGKGILAADESMGTIKRRFDSIKIESNENNRRGYREMLFGTKGLEEAISGVILFDETLRTEASDGTQFSQLLSKKGIMPGIKVDKGPVNIPGFPGETVTEGLDGLRARVKEYKDLGAKFAKWRAVITIGDGIPTYNCLVQNAHALARYATLCQEGGIVPIVEPEVLLDGNHTIERCEEVTQETLRLTFSTLLEQRVHLEGMILKPSMVVSGKDNARQAGVDEVAERTIRCLKRTVPGAVPGIAFLSGGQSAVSATEHLNAMNKIGPHPWQVSFSYARALQDPALKAWKGEAGNVAAAQKIFYHRAKMNSAARTGSYTKKMEDAA